One window from the genome of Penaeus monodon isolate SGIC_2016 chromosome 4, NSTDA_Pmon_1, whole genome shotgun sequence encodes:
- the LOC119572576 gene encoding octapeptide-repeat protein T2-like, whose product REREREREREKERERERERKEKREREREREREGEREREREREREEREREREREREREKRETERQKREREREREREREREEREREREREREKERERERERERERREREREREEGREREREREREREEREEREKREREREREREKRERRERGREKREREREEERGEERREREREREKRRRERERREREEREREEEERERRERERERERERKRGGERERERERKRERKRERGEKRRERGEREDGEREREERKRKEREREKEEERERGRERERGRERERERERERERERERERERERYSNAPDVKGLPVKWLTREHRRLPVPG is encoded by the exons agagagagagagagagagagagagagagagaaagagagagagagagaaagagagagaaaagagaaaagagagagagagagagagagagagagagagggagagagagagagagagagagagagagagagagaggagagagagagagagagagagagagagagagagagagaaaagagggaaaccgAACGACAAAAG agagagagagagagagagagagagagagagagagagagaga agagagagagagagagagagagagagagagagagaaagagagagagagagagagagagagagagagagagagaagagagagagagagagagagagaggagggaagagagagagagagagagagagagagagagagagaagagagagaggagagagagaagagagagagagagagagagagagagagagagaaaagagagagaagagagagagggagagagaagagagagagagagagagaggaggagagaggagaagagagaagagagagagagagagagagagagaagagaagaagagagagagagaggagagagcgagaagagagagagagagaggaagaagagagagagaggagagagagagagagagagagagaaagagagaggaaaaggggaggagagagagagagagagagagagagaaaaagagagagaaagagagagagaggagagaagagaagggagagaggagagagagaggatggagagagagagagagaggagagaaagagaaaagagagagagagagagaaagaggaagagagagagagaggaagagagagagagagaggaagagagagagagagagagagagagagagagagagagagagagagagagagagagagagagagagagagatacagcaaCGCACCGGACGTCAAGGGACTACCCGTAAAATGGCTTACACGAGAGCACCGGAGACTACCTGTCCCGGGCTAA